In the Selenihalanaerobacter shriftii genome, one interval contains:
- a CDS encoding cytochrome c3 family protein, which produces MDRTFKWVMILAFLAIGGLIYVNNFRETPSQPKEPPQQTQQEVTNGCISCHSDQTAMRKSGYPEFYFTNAIVREQSKMPGVKCEDCHLGDSTTTDKEKAHDGVLRNMVIGVTDELKMQPVDEVVALKPRKDKRVNKLLPHIEGVNVLGLEYGLKEEELLTYDPDLAKKTCGKCHTKEFEEYNATPMAAARFQSLYTDWTAVGPHNCRPWLVYSEPQRGLLKQQLDKGFSEVYQSENNQERLNDQLASNLDLKGLSATQRACNRCHADCNGCHYMPQEEKGVHVFSKTPTAISCYGGGRGTICHAGPEDRRRGAGYIRGDYAFPAGLPTDVHNSLGLNCIDCHQGSENNKHNPIRRVEREETCANCHQDKFKKLQNSTHKNLVCESCHIQKLGGYQATVIAAGKTAGLSFPLTKHKQYYGTTERPILIKDQEGQWIPVKPTPHVVNNVSKEFKSSNKVSFRNIKNYRPNSHDAYYTIGTVTAPNGSKSLLWFQMDKMSHAIGPGRSCQDCHATAQQKYKSQWTYTGQVPTEKVSGSHWVVADKQGLRIEDIQVEEDFTLGKGYELEDFAYWVYEDDFKANGDFALPKLNTTSFEGNPHQVK; this is translated from the coding sequence ATGGACCGAACATTCAAATGGGTTATGATATTAGCATTCTTAGCAATAGGTGGTTTAATTTATGTAAATAACTTTAGAGAAACTCCATCACAACCTAAAGAACCGCCACAACAAACACAGCAAGAAGTCACCAATGGATGTATTTCCTGTCATAGTGACCAAACTGCTATGCGAAAGTCAGGTTATCCAGAATTTTATTTCACTAATGCTATAGTAAGAGAACAGAGTAAAATGCCAGGAGTTAAATGTGAGGATTGTCATTTAGGTGATTCGACGACTACTGATAAGGAGAAAGCACATGATGGTGTTTTGCGTAATATGGTGATTGGAGTTACTGATGAGTTAAAGATGCAGCCTGTAGATGAAGTAGTAGCTTTAAAACCTCGTAAAGATAAGAGAGTCAATAAATTATTACCTCATATAGAAGGTGTAAATGTATTAGGTTTAGAGTATGGTCTTAAAGAAGAGGAACTTTTAACATATGATCCAGATTTAGCTAAAAAGACTTGTGGAAAATGTCATACTAAAGAGTTTGAGGAGTATAATGCTACTCCAATGGCTGCTGCTCGTTTCCAGAGTCTATATACTGATTGGACAGCTGTTGGACCTCATAATTGTCGACCCTGGCTTGTATATAGTGAGCCGCAGAGAGGTTTATTAAAACAACAGCTAGATAAAGGTTTTTCTGAAGTCTATCAATCAGAGAATAATCAAGAACGCCTTAATGACCAGCTAGCATCTAATTTAGATTTAAAAGGATTATCAGCTACTCAACGTGCTTGTAATCGTTGTCATGCTGACTGTAACGGATGCCATTATATGCCGCAAGAAGAGAAAGGTGTACATGTTTTTAGTAAAACCCCTACAGCTATTAGCTGTTATGGTGGAGGCAGAGGGACTATCTGTCATGCAGGGCCAGAAGATAGAAGACGAGGTGCTGGTTATATTAGAGGAGATTATGCTTTTCCAGCTGGTTTACCTACCGATGTGCATAATAGTCTAGGTTTAAATTGTATAGATTGTCATCAAGGTAGTGAGAATAATAAACATAATCCTATTAGAAGAGTAGAACGAGAAGAGACTTGTGCTAATTGTCATCAAGATAAGTTTAAAAAATTACAGAATTCTACACATAAGAATTTAGTCTGTGAATCATGTCATATTCAAAAATTAGGTGGATATCAAGCTACAGTAATAGCAGCCGGCAAGACAGCGGGATTATCCTTTCCATTGACTAAACATAAACAATATTATGGTACAACTGAACGACCAATTTTAATCAAAGACCAAGAGGGGCAATGGATTCCGGTTAAACCAACACCTCATGTAGTTAATAATGTTTCTAAAGAATTTAAGTCTTCAAATAAGGTTTCATTTAGAAATATTAAGAATTATAGACCAAACTCTCATGATGCTTATTATACTATTGGCACTGTTACTGCTCCGAATGGCAGTAAATCATTATTATGGTTTCAGATGGACAAGATGTCACATGCTATTGGACCAGGTCGTTCTTGTCAAGATTGTCATGCTACAGCTCAGCAAAAATATAAGTCTCAATGGACCTATACTGGACAAGTACCAACAGAAAAAGTTAGTGGTAGTCATTGGGTAGTAGCAGATAAACAGGGTTTAAGGATAGAAGATATCCAAGTGGAAGAAGATTTTACATTAGGTAAAGGATATGAATTAGAAGATTTTGCTTACTGGGTTTATGAAGATGATTTTAAAGCTAATGGAGATTTTGCATTACCTAAGCTTAATACAACTTCTTTTGAAGGAAATCCTCATCAAGTAAAGTAG